A portion of the Pseudomonas synxantha BG33R genome contains these proteins:
- a CDS encoding sigma-54-dependent transcriptional regulator → MLNAVIVVDDEASIRTAVEQWLSLSGFDVQLYSRAEECLAHLPKDFPGVILSDVRMPGLSGLELLAEVQRRDSDLPVILLTGHGDVPMAVEAMRDGAYDFLEKPFSPDALLNSLRRALDKRGLILENRRLHQQADHRAQLESSLLGVSKGLQTLRRQVLDLATLPVNVLIRGETGSGKELVARCLHDFGPRAKKPFVALNCAAIPEQLFEAELFGHESGAFTGAQGKRIGKLEYARGGTVFLDEIESMPLAQQVKLLRVLQEQKLERLGSNQSINVDLRIIAATKPDLLEEARAGRFREDLAYRLNVAQLRLPPLRERREDIPLLYEHFAQSAAERLGRHLQPLSGPQLSRLLSHDWPGNVRELANVAERQVLGLGEPEPEGIEPGQSLAAQQEAFEAHCLKAALTRHKGDIKAVLAELQLPRRTLNEKMQRHGLVREMFL, encoded by the coding sequence ATGTTGAACGCAGTGATTGTGGTGGATGACGAAGCCAGCATTCGCACGGCAGTCGAACAGTGGCTGAGCCTGTCGGGGTTTGACGTTCAGTTGTACAGCCGTGCCGAGGAATGCCTGGCGCACCTGCCGAAGGACTTCCCTGGGGTGATCTTGAGCGATGTGCGTATGCCCGGGCTCAGTGGCCTTGAATTGCTGGCCGAGGTACAGCGGCGCGATTCCGACTTGCCGGTGATTTTGCTCACCGGCCACGGCGACGTGCCAATGGCTGTCGAAGCCATGCGCGACGGCGCCTACGACTTCCTGGAAAAACCCTTCAGCCCGGATGCCCTGCTCAACAGCCTGCGCCGGGCGCTGGACAAGCGCGGCCTGATCCTGGAAAACCGCCGCCTGCACCAACAGGCCGATCACCGTGCACAACTGGAATCCAGCCTGTTGGGGGTGTCCAAGGGCCTGCAAACCCTGCGTCGCCAGGTGCTGGACCTGGCGACACTGCCGGTCAATGTGTTGATCCGTGGCGAGACCGGCAGCGGTAAAGAGCTGGTTGCCCGCTGCCTGCATGACTTCGGCCCACGAGCGAAGAAGCCGTTTGTGGCGCTCAATTGCGCGGCTATCCCCGAACAATTGTTTGAAGCCGAGCTGTTCGGCCACGAAAGCGGCGCCTTCACCGGCGCCCAGGGCAAGCGTATCGGCAAGCTGGAGTACGCCCGTGGCGGCACCGTGTTCCTCGACGAAATTGAAAGCATGCCCCTGGCGCAACAGGTAAAACTGCTGCGCGTGTTGCAAGAGCAGAAGTTGGAGCGATTGGGTTCCAACCAGAGCATCAATGTCGACCTGCGCATCATCGCCGCTACCAAGCCGGACCTGCTCGAAGAAGCACGCGCCGGGCGTTTTCGCGAGGACCTGGCTTATCGCCTGAACGTCGCACAACTGCGCCTGCCGCCCCTGCGCGAGCGTCGCGAAGACATTCCGTTGTTGTATGAGCATTTCGCCCAAAGCGCTGCCGAGCGTTTGGGCCGCCATCTTCAGCCGTTGAGTGGGCCGCAGCTGAGTCGCCTGCTCAGCCATGACTGGCCGGGCAACGTACGTGAACTGGCCAACGTCGCCGAGCGCCAGGTGCTGGGGCTTGGCGAGCCTGAACCTGAAGGTATTGAACCTGGGCAATCGCTGGCGGCGCAGCAGGAGGCTTTCGAGGCGCATTGCCTGAAAGCCGCGCTGACCCGGCATAAAGGCGATATCAAAGCGGTGTTGGCCGAGCTGCAACTGCCGCGTCGGACCCTCAATGAAAAGATGCAGCGGCATGGGTTGGTGCGGGAAATGTTCCTCTGA